The following are encoded together in the Thermodesulfobium sp. 4217-1 genome:
- a CDS encoding metal-dependent hydrolase, protein MTGFTHLVGGIGTVIAIYVNHPEWVKSYNEIGVFCGSSLGSLLPDIDITTSKISSLVKNPFFGIFFSHRGFWHSLSAIIIVDLLITFLLRFLMNIDFNFFVSFITFFTLCYALHILFDMIGNKGVKLFYPFSKRSFSFPLTGWFKSKTPLEFLILLIYLLIVFEGLR, encoded by the coding sequence TTGACGGGATTTACGCATCTGGTAGGCGGAATCGGTACTGTAATAGCTATATATGTCAATCACCCTGAATGGGTAAAGAGCTATAATGAAATTGGGGTTTTTTGCGGCAGCTCTCTGGGCTCGCTATTGCCAGATATTGATATAACAACTTCAAAGATATCAAGTTTGGTAAAAAATCCTTTTTTTGGAATTTTTTTCTCCCATAGGGGCTTTTGGCATTCTTTATCTGCAATAATAATTGTGGACTTATTGATAACTTTTTTGTTAAGATTTCTTATGAATATAGACTTTAATTTTTTTGTAAGCTTTATAACTTTTTTTACTTTATGTTATGCTCTTCATATACTTTTTGATATGATAGGTAATAAAGGTGTCAAGCTTTTCTATCCTTTTAGCAAGAGAAGCTTTTCATTTCCTTTAACAGGATGGTTCAAGAGCAAGACTCCTTTGGAGTTTTTGATTCTTTTGATATATTTATTAATTGTTTTTGAAGGGTTGAGGTGA
- the accD gene encoding acetyl-CoA carboxylase, carboxyltransferase subunit beta: MLEKFFNVKKRDIPGGLWTKCPNCNNAIYTRELNDNLKVCHHCNYHFRLTVQERIDITFDIFNEMFSGILPVDSLNFVDTMPYSDRLKEANSKTGKEEAILVGVGTIADKQIAAGIIDFDFVGGSMGSVVGEKIFRITNYARENKLPLILFSSSGGARMQEGMLSLMQMAKTSMVVGKYKEMGGLYISVLLHPTTGGVSASFATLGDIIVAEPGALIGFAGPRVIEQTIRQKLPQGFQRSEYLLEHGMIDSVVERKALKETLKKLVTWHGY; this comes from the coding sequence TTGTTAGAAAAATTTTTTAATGTGAAGAAAAGAGATATACCTGGAGGCCTTTGGACAAAGTGTCCAAATTGTAATAATGCAATATATACGCGTGAATTAAACGATAACCTTAAGGTTTGTCATCATTGCAATTATCATTTTAGGTTGACAGTGCAAGAGAGAATAGATATTACATTTGACATTTTTAACGAAATGTTTTCTGGGATTTTGCCCGTTGACAGTCTCAACTTTGTAGACACAATGCCTTATTCTGACAGGCTTAAGGAAGCAAACTCTAAAACGGGAAAGGAAGAGGCTATTTTAGTAGGAGTTGGGACTATAGCTGATAAACAGATTGCTGCTGGAATAATAGATTTTGACTTTGTAGGCGGCAGTATGGGTTCGGTGGTTGGAGAGAAGATTTTTAGAATTACCAATTACGCCAGAGAAAACAAATTGCCGCTTATTTTGTTTAGTTCATCTGGCGGTGCAAGAATGCAAGAGGGCATGCTTTCTCTTATGCAGATGGCAAAGACCTCAATGGTTGTGGGAAAATATAAGGAGATGGGCGGATTGTATATCTCTGTATTACTTCATCCGACCACAGGGGGCGTTTCTGCAAGCTTCGCAACACTTGGCGACATAATTGTTGCTGAGCCTGGAGCTCTGATAGGGTTTGCTGGTCCGCGAGTTATAGAGCAGACAATAAGACAAAAGCTGCCTCAAGGGTTTCAAAGATCAGAATATTTATTAGAACACGGGATGATCGATTCTGTGGTTGAAAGAAAGGCGCTTAAAGAAACGTTGAAAAAGTTGGTGACTTGGCATGGCTATTGA